Below is a window of Solanum stenotomum isolate F172 chromosome 7, ASM1918654v1, whole genome shotgun sequence DNA.
GGTACGAacttgtaatttttaaaaaatattatggtccatttatgttatattaatattttttaaattgttccAGAGTATTTTTGGCTCTTTTctgaaaaagacttttgaatattatggtcttaaattaaagatataccaaatgtattaaaatgttattttatcttttggtCTTAAGCATGtcaggtaaaaaaaaaagagaaaaaacattattatttttcaaaaaaattaaaacaaacaaattgaaagagAAGAAGTAGGTACGGTACATACGTGGAGCAGTCAATGGAAGGGCTAATTTTATAGGGAAGATTGACACCACATTTGGTAGGGAGAGTAGCAGCAAGATCGAGGTTGATGTTGCTGATGGTTGCAGCAGTAGATTTAATACAATTACACGCCGCTTGACGATCGGGAGTAGTGGCAGCTTCGCCATTGAGGGTCTTAATTCCACTACAGCATGATGTTGGAAGAACACCACCTTCCCTCACGTATTCAATGCATGGAGTCAGCCTCTCAACAACCTGCCCACAAGAGATGATTGCTTCTGCATTGGGAGTTAACATCACACCTACTGCTGCAATGCACATAACCACCAACAATGCTACCTTCACcatttttactataaaatatgtatatttatttggactataAAAGGGTACTTTGTTTTCTTGCTTGGTGTGTGATAAAAGTTGTGAAAGAGCTCTTTATATGGAGTTTGTTACTAAGTACACCCtttgtttctatttatatgtcaccatTTTAGGTTTTTACGTCGCTTAAGAAACTAGGTATGTTTACTATTGTAACTTTAGGAAAAATTTTTGGCCAGAAAggtattttatatatgttattttactttttaaaacatttttacccttttaactttaatacattttaactaaaaagtggaaaaagatcagtttattttaaaataaaataaaaatatgatagactttttaaaattctggccaaattttctggtcatttaACATTACCCGCAACTTTATTTAGTGATCTCTTgaatcaaattttcaataaatgaacataaataattaatttattttgattaatgaacattaattaatcatttagttttTCTATGTTGGTTAAATTCATACTTTCAAGGGTAAAATACTCTCTCtggtccctaattacttgtccacttttgaattgatacagatattaagaaaacaatgattgacatggtgagtttaccattttacccttattaattatgaagtcgatgaataaaatatttaagactttcaagaagttctacctttttcaaaattaattaattgagggtataataggtaaaaaaaatttcctttattgatttgttaaaatgcataagtaaaaaaggaaaattaaacaagtaattagggacagatggagtatgaagaataatgtcatttatgcattaattttgtgaaatgacaagtattaggaaacatttatttttaataaagacGGCATATAAATAGGAACGGAAAATACTATTCGGATCAAGGTAGGGCTAGAGTTAGTTAGTTAGGTGTAAGCATAGCTAGGTATAGTTGGTAGTTGGGCACAATTCAATG
It encodes the following:
- the LOC125869697 gene encoding non-specific lipid-transfer protein 1-like; translated protein: MVKVALLVVMCIAAVGVMLTPNAEAIISCGQVVERLTPCIEYVREGGVLPTSCCSGIKTLNGEAATTPDRQAACNCIKSTAATISNINLDLAATLPTKCGVNLPYKISPSIDCSTVQ